The following coding sequences are from one Gossypium hirsutum isolate 1008001.06 chromosome A12, Gossypium_hirsutum_v2.1, whole genome shotgun sequence window:
- the LOC107939101 gene encoding LOW QUALITY PROTEIN: protein MICRORCHIDIA 7-like (The sequence of the model RefSeq protein was modified relative to this genomic sequence to represent the inferred CDS: inserted 1 base in 1 codon) → MNVRVKQEIMETLNAERRKLSGAVREQSASVIELSSSSSDSDSSDSDDLDENDNPNGVVSAGEGPEGRASKKRKVNDVDFVLPLGFXAPLPPEDPAPIPLAYDTAAAEVSATVSPLEQAASASLSPSSSVLCKQFWKAGDYEGAPSSAWELSTGGMDHVRVHPKFLHSNATSHKWALGAFAELLDNSLDEVCNGATYVNVDVLKSKKDGSQMLVIEDNGGGMDPDKMRQCMSLGYSVKSKIANTIGQYGNGFKTSTMRLGADVIVFSRCCGKDGKRPTQSIGLLSYTFLTSTGKEDIVVPMLDFEWKQDEWSKITRSTVSDWDRNAETIVQWSPFSSEADLLRQFNLMKDHGTRIIIYNLWEDDQGLLELDFHADQHDIQLRGVNRDEKNIQMAKEFPNSRHFLTYRHSLRSYASILYLRLPPNFRIILSGKDVEHHNIVNDMMLTEMITYRPNPSAEGAPKDLNMAALVTIGFVKDAKYHIDVQGFNVYHKNRLIKPFWRVWNAAGSDGRGVIGVLEANFVEPAHDKQGFERTTVLSRLETRLKEIQKLYWTTNCHRIGYAPRRNKKGIEQSLGKDPSSDHDAQQSTQSNKKSTSSTKRPTDSDKLYSPSNWNKKGKECQDLPKAVGGGNGNGHVFGKGENRKTAWMDSSAKVTTRPGKGLSSVETSSPSAEDDSDDVCEVLPKRQANGSSQKFVTRSKSKERGLNDERCHSQTDLHILEQLKQENSELKERLEKFEGGNQQQLHDDLQQERNRCQSLEIELAEALKKIEQLNNEQESIISIFSEERDRRDKEEEKLRKKLKDASNTIQELLDKVKILEKMKTPNIKQERREPL, encoded by the exons ATGAACGTTCGCGTGAAGCAAGAGATTATGGAAACGTTAAACGCGGAAAGACGGAAACTAAGCGGCGCTGTGCGGGAACAATCTGCCTCGGTTATCGAGCTCAGCAGCAGTAGCAGCGATTCGGACTCGAGCGATTCGGACGATCTGGACGAGAACGATAACCCAAACGGTGTCGTTTCTGCAGGGGAAGGACCTGAAGGTAGGGCTTCGAAGAAGCGGAAGGTGAATGATGTCGATTTTGTGCTACCGCTGGGGT TGGCTCCTCTACCGCCGGAAGATCCCGCTCCTATTCCGTTAGCCTATGATACGGCGGCTGCGGAGGTTTCTGCGACGGTGAGCCCGCTGGAACAGGCGGCAAGTGCGAGTTTGAGTCCAAGTTCAAGTGTGCTTTGCAAGCAGTTCTGGAAGGCTGGGGATTATGAAGGAGCTCCATCTAGCGCTTGGGAGTTATCTACAG GTGGTATGGATCATGTCAGGGTTCATCCAAAATTTCTACATTCCAATGCAACGAGTCATAAATGGGCCCTTGGAG CTTTTGCGGAACTTCTGGACAACTCTTTGGATGAG GTTTGCAATGGAGCTACATATGTTAATGTAGATGTGCTCAAAAGTAAGAAGGATGGGAGTCAAATGTTGGTCATTGAAG ATAATGGTGGTGGGATGGATCCTGATAAAATGCGTCAGTGCATGTCCCTTGGATATTCTGTAAAAAGCAAAATAGCAAACACCATTGGACAAT ATGGAAATGGATTCAAGACTAGTACCATGAGGCTTGGTGCAGATGTTATTGTATTTTCTCGGTGTTGTGGAAAAGATGGAAAGCG CCCCACACAGAGCATTGGACTGTTGTCCTACACGTTTTTGACAAGCACAGGAAAGGAAGACATTGTGGTACCCATG CTAGATTTTGAATGGAAACAAGATGAGTGGAGCAAGATAACACGATCTACTGTCAGTGATTGGGATAGGAATGCGGAAACTATAGTACAGTGGTCTCCATTTTCAAGTGAAGCAGACCTCCTTCGTCAG TTCAATCTGATGAAAGACCATGGCACAcgaattattatttataatctcTGGGAGGATGACCAAGGGCTATTGGAGCTTGATTTTCATGCCGACCAGCAT GATATTCAACTCAGAGGTGTTAACCGTGACGAGAAAAATATACAAATGGCAAAAGAGTTTCCAAACTCTAGGCACTTTCTGACATATAGACATTCATTGAGG AGTTATGCATCAATACTTTATTTGAGACTTCCACCTAACTTCAGAATCATTTTAAGTGGGAAAGATGTTGAGCACCACAACATAGTGAATGATATGATGCTCACTGAGATGATAACATATCGACCAAATCCCAGTGCAGAGGGGGCTCCTAAGGATTTGAAT ATGGCTGCTTTGGTGACCATTGGTTTTGTGAAAGATGCCAAATATCACATTGATGTTCAAGGTTTCAATGTTTATCATAAAAACCGACTCATCAAG CCTTTTTGGAGGGTTTGGAATGCTGCTGGGAGTGATGGTCGTGGGGTTATAG GTGTTTTGGAGGCTAATTTTGTTGAGCCAGCTCATGATAAGCAGGGTTTTGAGCGTACAACAGTTCTTTCTAGACTTGAAACACGactaaaagaaattcaaaaacTTTACTG GACCACCAATTGTCATAGAATTGGCTATGCTCCACGGCGTAATAAGAAAGGTATAGAGCAGTCTTTAGGCAAAG ATCCTTCTTCTGATCATGATGCGCAACAATCTACTCAATCAAATAAGAAGAGTACAAGCAGCACCAAGAGACCTACAGACTCGGACAAGTTGTATTCACCCTCAAATtggaataaaaaaggaaaagaatgtCAGGATTTACCTAAAGCAGTGGGTGGTGGAAATGGGAATGGTCATGTGTTTGGCAAGGGTGAAAATAGGAAAACGGCATGGATGGATAGCAGTGCAAAGGTCACCACGAGACCTGGGAAAGGATTAAGCTCAGTTGAAACATCTTCTCCTTCGGCAGAGGATGACAGCGATGATGTGTGCGAGGTCTTGCCCAAGAGACAAGCTAATGGGAGCAGTCAAAAGTTTGTTACACGATCAAAGTCGAAG GAGCGTGGTCTCAATGATGAGCGTTGCCATTCCCAGACTGATCTGCATATTCTGGAGCAGTTGAAACAGGAAAATTCTGAATTGAAAGAAAG ATTAGAGAAATTTGAGGGAGGGAATCAACAACAATTGCATGATGATTTGCAACAGGAAAGAAACCGGTGCCAGTCACTTGAAATTGAG CTGGCGGAGGCGCTGAAAAAAATTGAGCAACTGAACAATGAACAAGAAAGTATCATTAGCATCTTCTCGGAGGAGAGAGATCGAAGAGACAAAGAGGAAGAGAAGTTAAGAAAAAAGCTAAAG GACGCATCGAATACCATCCAAGAGTTGCTTGACAAAGTTAAGATACTGGAGAAGATGAAAACTCCCAACATCAAGCAGGAGCGTAGAGAGCCACTGTAG